One Pseudomonas lalucatii genomic window carries:
- a CDS encoding type 1 glutamine amidotransferase yields the protein MTDILILTHIDYCPPGYLAQVLDEARRDFRVLRVDLGELANIDLDRPRAVAIMGGPMSVNDELPWLATEIAALQHFIRRDIPMIGHCLGAQLLARALGAEVRRMPYTESGWQPMRRAAEASSSPWLAHLPAEFPIFQWHGDSFALPPGARPLLSSPWCENQGFAWGDRTLAVQGHPEMTEELVRLWLKDWAHLLDARQPSQQSVAQMLDQLPARVAALNQVAQGFYRHWLSLAFP from the coding sequence ATGACCGATATCCTGATTCTGACCCACATCGACTACTGCCCGCCGGGCTACCTGGCCCAGGTGCTGGACGAGGCGCGCCGCGATTTCCGCGTGCTGCGCGTCGACCTCGGCGAGCTGGCGAACATCGACCTGGACCGGCCGCGTGCCGTGGCGATCATGGGCGGGCCGATGAGCGTCAACGACGAGCTGCCCTGGCTGGCCACGGAAATCGCCGCCCTGCAGCATTTCATCCGCCGCGACATCCCCATGATCGGCCATTGCCTGGGGGCTCAGCTGCTGGCCAGGGCCCTGGGTGCCGAGGTACGGCGCATGCCCTACACCGAGAGCGGCTGGCAGCCGATGAGGCGTGCCGCCGAGGCCTCGAGTAGTCCCTGGCTGGCCCATCTGCCGGCCGAGTTTCCGATCTTCCAGTGGCACGGCGACAGCTTCGCCTTGCCACCCGGCGCGCGGCCCCTGCTCAGTAGCCCCTGGTGCGAGAACCAGGGCTTTGCCTGGGGCGACAGGACGCTCGCGGTGCAAGGCCACCCGGAGATGACCGAGGAGTTGGTGCGTCTATGGCTCAAGGACTGGGCGCATCTGCTCGACGCCCGTCAGCCCAGCCAGCAGAGCGTGGCGCAGATGCTCGACCAGTTGCCGGCCAGGGTGGCGGCCCTGAACCAGGTGGCGCAAGGCTTCTACCGGCACTGGTTGAGCCTGGCCTTTCCCTGA
- a CDS encoding acetyl-CoA C-acetyltransferase, whose amino-acid sequence MTEAFIFDALRTPRGKGKKDGALYSVKPVSLVVGLLKALEARTGLDTGQVDDIVLGCVTPVGEQGADIAKTAALLADWDVSVSGVQLNRFCASGLEAVNIGAMKVRSGFEDLVVVGGVESMSRVPMGSDGGAWVMDPETNLHSHFTPQGIGADLIATLEGFSRADVDAFALRSQRKAARASAAGAFVKSLVPVRDQNGIVLLDHDEFIRGDSTLEGLGKLKPSFEAIGQMGFDSTALSVYSHVERIDHVHTPGNSSGIVDGAALMLIGSAAKGQELGLKPRARIVASAVTGSDPTIMLTGPAPATRKALAKAGLSVADIDLFEVNEAFASVVLKFMKDMGVAEDRVNVNGGAIAMGHPLGATGCAILGTLLDELEARELRYGLATLCVGGGMGIATIIERL is encoded by the coding sequence ATGACCGAAGCATTCATTTTCGATGCGCTACGCACGCCCCGCGGCAAGGGCAAGAAGGACGGCGCCCTGTACAGCGTCAAACCGGTGAGCCTGGTCGTCGGCCTGCTGAAGGCGCTGGAGGCGCGTACCGGCCTGGACACCGGCCAGGTCGACGACATCGTCCTCGGCTGCGTCACCCCGGTGGGCGAGCAGGGCGCCGATATCGCCAAGACCGCGGCACTGCTGGCGGACTGGGACGTCAGCGTCAGCGGCGTACAGCTCAACCGTTTCTGTGCCTCGGGGCTGGAGGCGGTGAACATCGGCGCGATGAAGGTGCGTTCCGGCTTCGAGGACCTGGTGGTGGTCGGCGGCGTGGAGTCCATGTCGCGGGTGCCCATGGGCTCCGATGGCGGCGCCTGGGTGATGGACCCGGAAACCAATCTGCACAGCCACTTCACTCCCCAGGGCATAGGTGCCGACCTGATCGCCACCCTGGAGGGATTCAGCCGCGCCGATGTCGACGCCTTCGCCCTGCGCTCGCAGCGGAAGGCCGCGCGCGCCAGCGCCGCCGGCGCGTTCGTCAAGTCCCTGGTGCCGGTCCGCGACCAGAACGGCATCGTCCTGCTCGACCATGACGAATTCATCCGCGGCGACAGTACCCTCGAGGGCCTCGGCAAGCTCAAACCGAGCTTCGAGGCGATCGGCCAGATGGGCTTCGACAGCACCGCGCTGAGCGTCTACAGCCATGTCGAGCGCATCGACCATGTCCACACCCCCGGCAACAGCTCGGGCATCGTCGACGGCGCCGCGCTGATGCTGATCGGCTCCGCCGCCAAGGGCCAGGAACTGGGCCTGAAACCGCGGGCGCGGATCGTCGCCAGCGCGGTGACCGGCAGCGACCCGACCATCATGCTCACCGGCCCGGCGCCGGCCACCCGCAAGGCGCTGGCCAAGGCCGGCCTGAGCGTGGCGGACATCGACCTGTTCGAGGTCAACGAGGCCTTCGCCTCGGTGGTGCTGAAGTTCATGAAGGACATGGGCGTGGCGGAGGACAGGGTCAACGTCAACGGCGGCGCCATCGCCATGGGGCACCCCCTGGGCGCCACCGGCTGCGCCATCCTCGGCACCCTGCTCGACGAACTGGAGGCACGCGAGCTGCGCTACGGCCTGGCCACGCTCTGTGTCGGCGGCGGCATGGGTATCGCGACGATCATCGAAAGGCTTTGA
- a CDS encoding ribonuclease E inhibitor RraB: MSTALHDDVSSGVLRRMKEGGFDFASFHPIEFYAIFPDEERARLATRNFRGESLHALVTERDDGAWHLQVSKVMYATHAGIGDFEHDLASVVLPLGGTLDGWGVTQEVRGAQP, encoded by the coding sequence ATGAGCACAGCCTTGCACGATGATGTCAGCAGCGGAGTATTACGGCGGATGAAGGAGGGCGGTTTCGATTTCGCCAGCTTCCATCCCATCGAGTTCTACGCCATTTTTCCCGATGAGGAGCGGGCTCGCCTGGCGACCAGAAACTTTCGTGGCGAATCCTTGCATGCCCTGGTGACCGAGCGGGACGACGGCGCCTGGCACCTGCAAGTCAGCAAGGTGATGTACGCGACCCACGCCGGCATCGGCGACTTCGAGCACGATCTGGCCTCGGTGGTGCTGCCGCTCGGCGGCACCCTGGATGGCTGGGGCGTGACGCAGGAGGTCAGGGGCGCGCAGCCCTAG
- a CDS encoding trans-sulfuration enzyme family protein, giving the protein MSEFETLTVHAGYEPDWTGAVMPPIYATSTFRQQSPGVHAGYEYGRSQNPTRQALEQAIAELEGGAHGYAFASGLAACATLLELLPANSHMVAVDDLYGGTYRLFERVRKPGAGLRVSYVPADADAATLAAALEPDTRMIWVETPTNPTLKLCDLAQVGRLGRERGILTVADNTFASPYLQRPLQHGFDIVVHSATKYLNGHSDVIAGLVALADRPELAEQLAFLQNSVGAILDPFSSFLCLRGMRTLALRLQRHVDNASELAAWLERQPQVASVLYPGLASHPQHDLARRQMRGCGGLVTLYLAADGEGTRRFLEATRLFTLAESLGGVESLISQPARMTHASIPPERRAQIGISDNLVRLSVGIEHVEDLRQDLRRALAAIAA; this is encoded by the coding sequence ATGAGCGAGTTCGAAACCCTGACCGTGCACGCCGGCTACGAGCCGGACTGGACCGGTGCGGTGATGCCGCCGATCTACGCCACCTCGACCTTCCGCCAGCAGTCGCCCGGCGTGCACGCCGGCTACGAGTACGGGCGCAGCCAGAACCCCACGCGCCAGGCCTTGGAACAGGCCATCGCCGAACTGGAGGGCGGCGCCCACGGCTATGCCTTCGCCTCCGGCCTGGCGGCCTGCGCCACGCTGCTGGAGCTGCTGCCGGCGAATAGCCACATGGTCGCGGTGGACGACCTCTACGGCGGCACCTACCGCCTGTTCGAACGGGTGCGCAAACCCGGCGCCGGCCTGCGGGTCAGCTATGTACCGGCGGACGCCGACGCCGCCACCCTGGCCGCGGCGCTCGAACCGGACACGCGGATGATCTGGGTCGAGACGCCGACCAACCCGACCCTCAAGCTCTGCGACCTGGCCCAGGTCGGCCGCCTGGGGCGTGAGCGCGGCATCCTCACCGTGGCCGACAACACCTTCGCCTCGCCCTACCTGCAGCGGCCGCTGCAGCACGGTTTCGACATCGTGGTGCATTCGGCGACCAAGTACCTCAATGGCCACTCGGATGTGATCGCCGGGCTGGTGGCGCTGGCCGACCGGCCGGAACTGGCCGAACAGCTGGCCTTCCTGCAGAACTCGGTAGGCGCCATCCTCGACCCCTTCTCCAGCTTCCTCTGTCTGCGCGGCATGCGCACCCTGGCCCTGCGCCTGCAGCGCCACGTCGACAACGCCAGTGAGCTGGCCGCCTGGCTGGAGCGCCAGCCGCAGGTGGCCTCGGTGCTCTACCCCGGTCTTGCCAGCCATCCGCAGCACGACCTGGCCAGGCGCCAGATGCGCGGCTGTGGCGGGCTGGTGACCCTGTATCTGGCCGCCGACGGCGAAGGCACCCGGCGCTTTCTCGAGGCCACCCGGCTGTTCACCCTGGCCGAGAGCCTGGGCGGGGTGGAGAGCCTGATCAGCCAGCCGGCCAGGATGACCCACGCCTCCATCCCGCCCGAGCGTCGTGCGCAGATCGGCATCAGCGACAACCTGGTGCGGCTGTCGGTGGGGATCGAGCATGTCGAGGACCTGCGCCAGGACCTGCGGCGGGCGCTGGCGGCGATAGCGGCATAG
- a CDS encoding 3-hydroxyacyl-CoA dehydrogenase NAD-binding domain-containing protein translates to MTEAIRYEKGQDNIVVLTMDMPGQSANTMNAAYREAMGKTVARLEAEKDAIAGVIVTSAKNTFFAGGDLNELIEVGKADAQPFYAMVLGIKGQLRRLETLGKPVVAAINGAALGGGWEICLACHQRIALDGGRVQIGLPEVTLGLLPGGGGVVRMVRLLGLEKALPYLLEGKQLRAEAALKAGLVDQLAADRDELLAKARAWILANPEAVQPWDEKGYRMPGGTPASPNLAQMLAIAPSVLRDKTRGCFPAPEKILCAAVEGAQVDFDTAQLIEARYFTELTTGQVAKNMIGTFWFQLNQINAGASRPQGCAPRATQRVGVLGAGMMGAGIAYVSAVAGIEVVLKDLSLEVAERGKDYSAKLLEKKVGRGQMSIDKRDAILARIKASDRDADFAGCDLIIEAVYEDRDLKANVTAAAERAALPDAMIASNTSTLPITGLATAVDKQDRFIGLHFFSPVDRMPLVEIVRGQRTSDETLAQAFDYVLQIGKTPIVVNDSRGFFTSRVFGTFTNEGLAMLGEGVSAALIENEARKAGMPVGPLAISDEVSLSLMQRIRQQTLQDLSAEGKPVPEHPAFAVIDRMLGEFQRPGKAAGGGFYDYPPGARKQLWLELKRRFEKPDRQIPAADVRDRILFIQALETVRCVEEGVLRSTADANIGSIFGIGFAAWTGGALQFINQYGIRDFVARAQYLAEQYGERFLPPALLLEKAAGDQAF, encoded by the coding sequence ATGACTGAGGCCATCCGTTACGAAAAGGGTCAGGACAACATCGTCGTGCTGACCATGGACATGCCCGGCCAGAGTGCCAACACCATGAACGCGGCGTACCGCGAAGCCATGGGCAAGACCGTTGCGCGCCTGGAGGCCGAGAAGGACGCCATCGCCGGGGTGATAGTGACGTCCGCGAAGAACACCTTCTTCGCCGGCGGCGACCTCAACGAGCTGATCGAGGTCGGCAAGGCCGACGCCCAGCCGTTCTACGCGATGGTTCTCGGCATCAAGGGGCAGCTGCGCCGCCTGGAGACCCTCGGCAAGCCCGTGGTGGCGGCGATCAACGGTGCCGCCCTGGGCGGCGGCTGGGAAATCTGCCTGGCCTGCCACCAGCGCATCGCCCTGGACGGTGGCAGGGTGCAGATCGGCCTGCCGGAGGTGACCCTGGGCCTGCTGCCGGGTGGCGGCGGCGTGGTGCGCATGGTGCGCCTGCTCGGTCTGGAGAAGGCCTTGCCGTACCTGCTCGAAGGCAAGCAGCTGCGCGCCGAGGCCGCCCTCAAGGCCGGGCTGGTCGACCAGCTGGCCGCAGACCGGGACGAGCTGCTGGCCAAGGCCCGCGCCTGGATCCTGGCCAACCCCGAGGCCGTGCAGCCCTGGGACGAGAAGGGCTACCGGATGCCCGGCGGCACGCCGGCCAGCCCGAACCTGGCGCAGATGCTGGCCATCGCGCCGTCGGTGCTGCGGGACAAGACCAGGGGCTGCTTCCCGGCGCCGGAGAAGATCCTCTGCGCCGCGGTCGAGGGTGCCCAGGTCGACTTCGACACGGCGCAGCTGATCGAGGCGCGCTACTTCACCGAGCTGACCACGGGGCAGGTGGCGAAGAACATGATCGGTACCTTCTGGTTCCAGCTCAACCAGATCAACGCCGGCGCCTCCCGTCCCCAGGGCTGCGCTCCCCGTGCGACGCAGAGGGTCGGGGTGCTCGGCGCCGGCATGATGGGCGCCGGCATTGCCTACGTGTCCGCCGTGGCGGGGATCGAGGTGGTGCTCAAGGACCTGTCGCTGGAGGTCGCGGAAAGGGGCAAGGACTATTCGGCCAAGCTGCTGGAGAAGAAGGTCGGCCGCGGACAGATGAGCATCGACAAGCGCGATGCCATCCTCGCCCGGATCAAGGCCAGCGATCGGGATGCCGACTTCGCCGGCTGCGACCTGATCATCGAGGCGGTCTACGAGGACCGCGACCTCAAGGCCAACGTTACCGCGGCGGCCGAGCGCGCCGCACTGCCGGACGCGATGATCGCCTCGAACACCTCGACCCTGCCGATCACCGGCCTGGCCACCGCGGTGGACAAGCAGGACAGGTTCATCGGCCTGCACTTCTTCAGCCCGGTAGACAGGATGCCGCTGGTGGAGATCGTCCGCGGTCAGCGCACCAGTGACGAGACCCTGGCCCAGGCCTTCGACTACGTCCTGCAGATCGGCAAGACCCCGATCGTGGTCAACGACAGCCGCGGCTTCTTCACCTCGCGGGTGTTCGGCACCTTCACCAACGAGGGGCTGGCCATGCTCGGCGAGGGCGTATCGGCGGCGCTGATCGAGAACGAGGCGCGCAAGGCCGGCATGCCGGTGGGGCCGCTGGCGATCAGCGACGAGGTGTCCCTGAGCCTGATGCAGCGCATCCGCCAGCAGACGCTGCAGGACCTGAGTGCCGAGGGCAAGCCGGTGCCCGAGCACCCGGCCTTCGCCGTGATCGACCGCATGCTGGGGGAGTTCCAGCGCCCGGGCAAGGCGGCCGGCGGCGGCTTCTACGACTATCCGCCAGGCGCCAGGAAGCAGCTGTGGCTGGAGCTCAAGCGGCGTTTCGAGAAGCCCGACCGGCAGATCCCCGCGGCGGACGTGCGCGATCGCATCCTGTTCATCCAGGCGCTCGAAACCGTGCGATGCGTGGAGGAGGGCGTGCTGCGCTCGACCGCCGACGCCAACATCGGCTCGATCTTCGGCATCGGCTTCGCCGCCTGGACCGGTGGCGCGCTGCAGTTCATCAACCAGTACGGCATCCGCGACTTCGTCGCCCGTGCCCAGTACCTGGCCGAACAGTACGGCGAACGCTTCCTGCCACCGGCGCTGTTGCTGGAGAAGGCCGCAGGCGACCAGGCCTTCTGA